In the Chryseobacterium sp. MYb264 genome, one interval contains:
- a CDS encoding oleate hydratase, whose product MSNSNKHAYFIGGGLASLAGAVYLLEDGDYKGENIHIIEALPILGGSNDGAGTKEKGFICRGGRMLNEETYENFWELTSRIPSLDVPNISVKDEILAFDHANPTNAKARLIDKNGNILPVTDMGFNTQDRMKFVKLFFADENDLDNITIRDWFDDHFFTTNFWYMWQTTFAWQEWSSIFEFQRYMKRMLLEFSRIETLEGVTRTPYNQYESVILPLKAFLDQHKVDFSLRKTVTDLDFADDDGITVTEIECINAEGNTEKITVNEGDLVFFTNGCITDNSNNGDYNTPAKHLPSNPPSFALWRKIANKKPGKLGNPDPFFTKPDETKWYSFTPTFKGNKFLKLIEEYTGNKPGSGALMTFKDSSWRMSIVVAAQPHFKAQGDDTTILWGYGLYPDAVGDYVKKPMIDCTGEEILTELIHHLHFEKHEQEIKDSVINVIPCMMPYIDALFQPRAKADRPAVVPEGSTNLAMISQFVEIPEDMVFTEEYSVRAARIAVYTLLGLDKKVTPVTEHWKKPDVLAKAIHTSYRN is encoded by the coding sequence ATGAGCAATTCGAACAAACATGCATATTTCATTGGAGGCGGATTGGCAAGTCTTGCCGGTGCCGTATATCTGTTAGAAGACGGAGACTATAAAGGCGAAAACATTCACATCATTGAAGCCCTGCCGATTTTGGGTGGTAGCAACGATGGTGCGGGAACTAAAGAAAAAGGATTTATTTGTCGTGGCGGGCGTATGCTCAACGAAGAAACCTATGAAAACTTTTGGGAATTAACATCCCGTATTCCTTCTCTGGATGTCCCGAACATTTCCGTAAAAGACGAAATTCTGGCATTTGACCACGCGAATCCGACAAATGCAAAAGCGCGGTTGATTGACAAGAACGGAAACATTTTACCCGTAACGGATATGGGTTTCAACACTCAGGACCGGATGAAATTTGTGAAATTGTTTTTTGCCGATGAAAATGATTTAGACAACATTACCATTCGTGATTGGTTTGACGACCATTTTTTTACGACCAACTTCTGGTATATGTGGCAAACCACTTTCGCCTGGCAGGAATGGAGCAGTATTTTTGAATTTCAACGCTATATGAAACGTATGCTGTTGGAATTTTCAAGAATCGAAACACTCGAAGGAGTTACCAGAACACCATACAACCAATATGAATCCGTTATCTTACCGTTGAAAGCATTTCTTGACCAGCATAAAGTGGACTTTTCATTAAGAAAAACCGTTACCGATTTGGATTTTGCCGATGATGATGGCATTACCGTAACGGAAATAGAATGCATCAATGCAGAAGGAAACACAGAGAAAATAACCGTGAATGAAGGCGATTTGGTATTCTTTACCAACGGATGCATTACAGACAATTCCAATAATGGAGATTATAATACGCCTGCAAAACATTTACCGTCAAATCCGCCAAGTTTTGCATTATGGCGTAAAATTGCCAACAAGAAACCCGGCAAGTTAGGTAATCCCGACCCGTTCTTTACCAAACCTGATGAAACAAAATGGTATTCATTTACGCCAACATTCAAAGGAAATAAATTTCTGAAACTTATTGAAGAATACACTGGCAACAAGCCGGGCAGCGGAGCTTTAATGACATTTAAAGATTCATCGTGGCGAATGTCAATTGTGGTGGCTGCACAACCGCATTTCAAAGCGCAAGGCGATGATACTACTATTCTTTGGGGCTACGGATTATATCCAGATGCAGTGGGAGATTATGTGAAAAAGCCTATGATTGATTGCACGGGCGAAGAAATTTTGACGGAGTTGATTCATCATTTGCATTTTGAAAAACACGAACAGGAAATAAAAGACAGCGTTATCAATGTTATTCCGTGTATGATGCCTTACATCGATGCTTTGTTTCAGCCAAGAGCTAAAGCAGACCGCCCTGCAGTTGTTCCTGAAGGCAGCACCAACCTAGCAATGATTAGTCAGTTTGTAGAAATACCGGAAGATATGGTTTTCACAGAAGAATATTCGGTACGTGCAGCACGCATCGCGGTATATACCCTACTCGGCCTCGATAAAAAAGTAACACCAGTAACGGAACACTGGAAAAAACCAGACGTTTTGGCAAAAGCCATCCATACCTCTTACAGAAATTAA
- a CDS encoding alpha/beta fold hydrolase, whose amino-acid sequence MAKQTSGYINRKKIANSGTHNLFYELFEPINEPPKATVLILHGMQEHSGRYKNFAEYLAKNGFAVLLYDHLGHGKTAENREELGYFQKENPKQQLIDDAATMAAFLENNYPKISHFLLGHSMGSFIARCLLQNQKDVFKGAVIVGTGGKINGIGLAKFFLSINNIIAPKHRSKFINRTFSKINNQHFKGEKDGDLTSWLSLSKSNRESFCRDSLCGVPFTNNGFYALVSLNQQATERKWAEKLPKEFPFLFVSGADDPIGDFGKGVEKTVAQMQKDGFTDLKTKIYPAMRHEILNEDIKESVYESIKDWLYEKIS is encoded by the coding sequence ATGGCAAAACAAACATCAGGATATATAAACAGGAAGAAAATTGCCAACTCAGGTACGCACAATCTTTTTTATGAATTATTCGAACCAATAAATGAACCTCCAAAGGCTACTGTCCTAATACTACACGGGATGCAGGAGCATAGCGGTCGTTATAAAAATTTTGCGGAATATCTGGCGAAGAACGGTTTTGCAGTTCTATTATATGACCATCTCGGACACGGAAAAACGGCGGAAAATCGGGAAGAACTTGGCTATTTTCAAAAAGAAAATCCCAAGCAGCAACTTATAGACGATGCCGCAACGATGGCAGCATTTTTAGAAAACAACTACCCTAAAATTTCTCACTTTTTATTGGGGCATTCTATGGGTTCTTTCATTGCAAGATGCTTACTTCAGAATCAGAAAGATGTTTTTAAAGGAGCGGTCATCGTAGGAACGGGCGGAAAAATCAACGGAATCGGTTTGGCTAAATTTTTCCTGTCCATCAACAATATTATTGCTCCAAAACACCGGAGCAAATTCATCAACAGAACTTTTTCAAAAATTAATAATCAACATTTTAAAGGCGAGAAAGATGGCGACCTTACCAGTTGGCTGAGCCTCAGCAAATCCAACCGTGAATCATTTTGCAGGGACAGCCTATGCGGAGTACCTTTTACCAATAATGGTTTTTACGCATTAGTTTCTCTAAATCAACAGGCAACTGAAAGAAAATGGGCAGAAAAATTACCAAAAGAATTTCCCTTTCTTTTTGTAAGCGGAGCTGATGATCCGATAGGAGACTTCGGAAAAGGTGTGGAAAAAACGGTAGCGCAAATGCAAAAAGATGGTTTTACGGATCTTAAAACTAAAATTTATCCTGCTATGCGACACGAAATACTTAATGAAGATATTAAAGAATCTGTCTATGAAAGTATAAAAGATTGGCTCTATGAAAAAATATCATAA